Within the Syngnathus scovelli strain Florida chromosome 6, RoL_Ssco_1.2, whole genome shotgun sequence genome, the region TGCCAGTTACATTGTTGGAACCATAATCCCTGCATCACCGCAGAAACAGGCCAAAGGTTTTTTTAGCTATAAAGGTGATTTTTTTCTATTGTTGCATTTGCCCATACAAAATCTTCAGCCTCTGAATTACTGTCTAAATAAGAGATGAAATTCCCTCCCAACAGCGGACATTtttgcaaacaattttgtgCCCGATTGGCGGGGACCGGAGGGCAGCTTCTTTGGCATGTTCTCGATTTTCTTTCCTTCTGCAACTGGCATTCTGGCAGGAGCTAACATCTCTGGAGATCTGAAGGTATGTCGCATTTTCCTCTCCTCCCTCGTCTCCTCTTGTTTGAAATATTGCTTTTCCCATTGTCAGGATCCAACAGTGGCTATCCCCAAAGGAACGCTAATGGCTATCTTCTGGACCACTTTGTCATACCTCATAATCTCTGCAACCATTGGTATTGTATTGTCAGAAACAAAAGTCGTGTGAAAGGATGTTTTAAGATtgagttcatatttttgtgttgcgacataatcttataacagcaGGGTCCTACTTTAAGCATTTTTGAGTGATGGCCCTGACAGAACAGACGCTAGCCCTGTATAGTCACGATGTGATACATTtcaatggttagggttagggttaggtattgATTCTGTGTAGTTACTTTtttacatgtttgtttttgcagtagactgtataatttttttattttttttttattcgaggTATTCTGGGCCTGAGCTCTTGTTGAAACCATTTCTTgtggaaccctaaccctaaccctattacAGCGCATCTGGAAAGCCTGTAAAGTACTGTAGGTAATAAGTTCGTGTCTAAACCAtatatcgtgtgtgtgtgtgtgtgtgaatgtgtgtgtatgcgtgggcACCGTTTGTCTTTCTTATTGCTTTCAGGTTCCTGTGTGGTTAGGGATGCATCTGGATTGTTAAATGACACCTTGTCCTTCTCCTCATCCAGCAACCATTGTGTTGGTTTACCTTGTCACTATGGCTGGGACTTTACCGACTGCATCAAGAACAAAACATGCATCTTTGGCATTAGCAATTACTATCAGGtcaacatacaaacacacacaccatcaaAATGAAGGATATGTTTTCTTGTCTTTCTATTGGTACATCTGTTAGGGGATtacgatatttttttttgtatacagACCAACATCTAATGGGTTTGTTTCAAATAGTTCAGAATCTTTGTCATTGTTTACAGTCAATGAGCATGGTGTCAGCCTTTGCTCCACTCATCACTGCTGGTATATTTGGTGCGACACTCTCTTCTGCTTTGGCCTGCCTCGTGTCTGCACCCAAAGTGTTCCAGGTACTATATAGACTTAGACATCTGTTGGTAGGAAGTTTTTGCACGTGCGTTGATATAGCTTTACAATGTGTATCTTATTCTGCTTTCTGTAGTGTCTATGCAAGGACAATCTCTACCCTCTGATTGGCTTCTTCGGCAAAGGTTATGGCAAAAATGATGAAGCACTCCGAAGCTACCTCTTGGCATTCATAATTGCCGTCTGTTTCATTCTTATTGGTGAGGACTGGAACTTAGCATGTCGGAATTCTATTTTCTTAATTTCTtctaaaaaattaattaatttgctATTTTGGGTCACCTTATTTTCTTTGACCAGTGTATAAATCAGAAATTGAACACAATGACCGGCctcttattagattttttttttttagacgtacaaaaatattgcaaaatgaaaaGCGAGACAAAATATTTCCGAGAAACCAGTTTATAATTGGGACACAAAGGCTTTGAAGCACAATGAGGTAAAAGATTGGTATTGTTGAGACTCTGACAGATCCTTTCTGTTcttgtccttttctttttttgtttacgCAGCCGAGTTGAACACGATAGCTCCGATCATTTCCAACTTCTTTCTCTGCTCCTACTGTTTGATCAACTTCAGCTGCTTCCATGCCTCAATCACCAACTCTCCTGGTAAGATGGGACATTTTCGATACACAGTACTGTACCCAcaaagctataaaaaaaaaattgtaaattaaTTACACTAATTATGTGTTCATATTGTATCAAGTCATGAATGTGTGGATTTAGGTCAAACAGCAAATACCTGTAAGTTATACTGTGGACACAAATTAGTATGCGAGGAATATTATGTTAAGATTTCATGGCGCTGATAACAAGCACAACTTAATTTCGGGAAGTAACACAATACAACACAATCTATCCTGAGATTTTGTTGTGTTACAGGTTGGCGTCCATCCTTCAGGTTCTACAATAAGTGGCTGTCTCTGCTGTGTGCTGTGTGTTGTCTGGTTATCATGTTCTTATTGACTTGGTGGGCAGCTCTCATTGCCTTTGGTGTTGTCTTGCTCCTATTAGGATACACACTCTACAAGAAGCCTGGTAAGCATACTGAACACTTAAAGACGAAGTAACTGTCGTTAACTCACGTGTTTTATTCACTTTGTGCCTAGCTGTGAACTGGGGCTCGTCGGTGCAGGCCAGCTCCTACAACATTGCACTCAATCAATGTATGGGACTTAACCAGGTGGAAGACCATGTGAAGAACTACAGGTCAATGACTGAATATTATCCCTACTGTCCTGTCACCAGAATCATTAACCGCGAtggaaaatttaaataaataaataaaaaatataaaaatatatatatatatacgcgtTCTCCGACTGCTCTTAGCAGTTCAATACGTTGGCAAATAAGTGTGTGTCTTTATTGCAGACCACAGTGTTTGGTGCTAACAGGACTTCCCAGCAGTCGGCCAGATCTTGTGGATCTTGTCAGCTGTTTCACAAAGAATCTCAGTCTCATGATTTGTGGCCATGTGGTCACTGTGAGTACAACACAATATATTTaagtggttagcacatctgcccaACAGCTCTGAGGTTGTGCATTCAAATCAGGGGCGCTGCTCGGCATTAAGGTCTACTGCTCTCTTATAAAGAGGTCCACAACCACCGGTCTGCAGAGTCTGGgctcaaatacatcatcttatgtggcccgcaaagactaaTTGTGGATCGACTttatgtcaatactaaaattacaaagtgtcttcacttttaaaaaatagatttgctcgcaatttttattaacattcttgtttttaaaaatatttggttttactattctctgatttcaaaactagttattcatcaaatTGTTGTGTAGTTTATAATGCATATAGTATAAGGCGGTGACAGTCATAATGATCCTCCGAAAGGAAATTATGACTAGCTCCAGTTCACCCAAGACCATGATTAGGAAAGGTGCTatgatggacagatggatggaattGGAACAAATACTTTCATGATTGTTCCTGATATTTTCTTTGTCACACTCTTCCAGACTGATCTCTCTGCACTTGTGCAAAGTGAAAGTCCCATTTCCTGGTTGACCCAAAGAAAGGTGAAGTCATTTTACAAAAACGTGGTGGCTGCAGACCTACGATCGGGGGTGAACATGCTGCTACAGGTCAAAAGACTTCATTGAGTACACTCtgcccgtctgtctgtctgtctgcctgtctgtctgtctgccaagTACGATGCTTTCTAACCCGATGCTTCGCAGAACTGTTTTAAAAccattttcatcattttaatgACTAAAATCTGTTTTGTTGTCTTCAGTTTTACTAGGAAATATCACTCCTACCTACTTTTACAGACTACATTGTTCTCAGCTGATATGACATCTCCCTCATTTACTTTAAATTTACATGGCCCTGttatttgagaaatgtggattaTACAGGGtacggcaaaatgatctgacacatttgtaggtttaataaaatgcaaattaaagaaacaaaaaagttcttttttatttttgaaaagtacatacaatgacattttgtttcgtttcgtttcgtttcattttcgtttcgttttcgaataatgttattttggtctTACCGCTGCCACATTTTCGGCCGATTTTCATTTcagtgcattttattaaacctacaaatgtgtcagatcattttgccggaccctgtacaTTATAAGGGAATTAAAGAatgtggatagatggatggacataATATCTCAGTTTACCAAAATGCTAACAATACAACTTAATCATAATTTAACTCAACTATATGTAGGAGCAGTGACAATATTGCCAAATACTGTGCTCTTCATTGTTTTCGAAGGCAACACATACGGAGCAAAATAAAACTTACTAGCTCACAAGAACTTCTGTTATGTGACAGAAACTAAATCAAGTTTTTCCTCTTTCTACTTGTAATGTTATCGTGTGAACACCAGGGAACAGGTTTAGGTAGGATGCGTCCCAATGTCCTTCTGATGGGTTTCAAGACAGACTGGCGCAGTGATTCGCCACAGGCCACACACAGTTACGTAGGAATATTGCAGTGAGTAATATTTGTATACATAGTCATGCACCATATAGAATATTCAGCATCAAGACTACACAATGTGTCGTTGTGAACTTGATGCTTGTACATCTTTTTATCCAGGGATGCGTTTGACCTTCAGTATGGTGTGTGCGTCTTAAGAACAAGAGAGAGACTAGATGTTTCTCACATATATCACTCCCATGGTGACAATCTCAGTTCAATTACAtacatttgaaataaaacataatatttaGAACTTCTAACCCCCCcaatttgtattttctttttttaaacagcaaACCCAGGCTTTGATGGAGACCTGAAAGGCATGAACACTTTATATGCCACTTCTGGAATTAACATCATTTCATGTATGTTGCTAATATTATAGAGGTCATGAATTTAGTTATGAAAGTCTAGATATTCATTCGCACCGCTCGTGTATaaaatatactgtatgtatatcATATGTACTGCATACCTACCTACCTAACCTACCCACCTACCCTACCTTCCCTACCTAACCCACCCACCTACCTACCCACCCACCTACCTCAGCTTCATCCATTGACACAGAGACTCAACCGAGTAGGCCTACAATGTTTCAGAAAAAACAAGGAAAGAGGACAATTGATGTCTACTGGCTGTCTGATGATGGAGGTCTGATTATGAACATATGCAAGTCTATATAGTTCATTACTGTAAAATATAATTCCTCATGTTGTGATGTTTCTAACTAGGTCTTACCTTGCTGCTCCCTTACCTCCTAACTCGGAGGAAGCGCTGGTCCAAATGTAGAGTTCGAGTGTTTGTGGGAGGAGACAATTCCAACAAGGATGCGAGGAGAGAAGAGTAAGAACTTATTTAACCTTTAAAGTATTGATTGTTGCACAAATGGATGCAACTATACctctggaaagaaaaaacacaaatcaGAATGGTCAATACAAAAAGAAACAATCACTCAAAATTATGTCGATTGAAACAAATTGGACACTTTAGTCAACCAGAATTAGTAGGGTGCATTTAAAACTACATCCTCAAACAATTGAGCCAATGTTACAAACTAGACCAATGATTCTCAACTGGTGGGTCGGGTTCTAGAGATTACTCCATGTATTCTTAGATTCATTATAGCGGTTTAccagtccgtccatccatccatccatccatccatccatccatccatccatccatccatccatccatccatccatccatccatccatccatccatccatccatccatccatggatAGACAACTCATGGGCGGGCTTAGTTACCGGCTTACTAGTTTAACTACAGTAAGCAAATACAGTGCAGCTCAGCCTTTGGCTTGGAGGGCATCATGGCGAGCAAAATGTTTTTGACAGTACATCAAAATCATTTGAAACTGAGTTTGAAAATATAATCTACTACAGTATATGCGTTTTcagagttttcttttttttttttaaagttcttTATCCTTAACTTTGACAGAAGTGAGTCGGGACTTTGTAACGATACAAAAATCTGGGTCCCTGGGTGAAAACAGTTGAGAACTGCTGGATTCGATTATTTCGCAAATTTATGTTCTACAAGTTGTAAAGACTTCTTCAAATGTGGTCACTGtaaattcatgaaaaaaaaatcggtgACAAATGTTTAACTTCCCACGTCTTACATAACTCTGGGTAGTCCATGTGCAGTTTGCAGGTGTGGACATAAGATAAACTTAGAGTTTACAGTATAGTTTTATTATCTCTCTCCAGGATGATGAAACTAATCAAGAAGTTCCGTCTTGGATTCCATGATGTAGAAGTTCTTCCTGACCTCTTTCAAAAACCTCAACCTGGAAAGTAAGCTTGTCCTGATGTTTACCACAATTAAGATAATTATGATTAATGAAGCCTTGTTTTGCtgaagaaagaaacacatacatTCTGGTTGAGTCTTCTTCTGCATGTGGAAACAATGCTTACAATGGAGGTGTGAAGATCCTTTAGGAGTGTTCAAACCCGGTCCTCatctaaaacatgcaggacagcgCCTGTCGAGGACCAGAGTTGGACACCCTTGCTTAGATGTTTGGAGATGTGTTGGACAGCCAGGCGGTAGTCTTGCCATCAACACGTTGCTTTTGGAAGACAGTAATGGGGGCAGCACATGATTATGGTGTTCTCTGCACCACACTCACAGACAGCTGTAGGAGCCACTGTTAAGCGTAGAAGGTAAAATACCAGCTCAAAGGCGTTTAAGCCTAATGTAGACATGATTGCCATTCCTGATGGTGACATCTGAAATCTTAAAACACACAGCTCCAGTCTTTATGCTGGCAGTTGGGGTCTCCATCAGTGATGTGGGAACCTTGGAGTGGTTGTTGGTGTAAATCACAAGCTTCATCAAATCATTAGCTGGATGTTTGGAAGTAGTGGCTGTCTAGGACTAGGTCTGGTCTCGAACTGGTGGCTTTCCAGACCACTGCAACCATCTCTTGCTTGAGGGCTAACCATTTACCACCCAGGAAGGACTCCCTTTTGGTCATCATTTGTTAACTTCATCATGGCCCAGGAATCGCTATAGGAGGCAGATGATGGAATCACCACCAGGTTTAGTAAATTGAGGGGAACAAATTAGACCTTCCACAGTGAAGATGGGCATGGAAAGATGTCACAATGGGGGCATTTTATTTTCCTCTGTGTACTCCGCGTTgttctcccacattccaaaaataagGATAAGCGGTTCGGATGGACACTCGAACATGTGGTTCATTTTTCTCATTGTAACAGCATTCATCAGTTTGAGGATATGGTGAGTTCATTCAAGATGGACACAAACCCAAAAGGTGAACCTGACTCCAGCTCATCAAGAGTACAGGAGGAGCCCTGGTGGATCACGGAACAGGACTTGGAGAGGAACAGAACCAAGGTGAGTCCGATGAGGAACATCAGCTTCTGGAAGTTTGCAATGGCCAGGGCGGTCCACATCGGCCTGAGGATGTTGCTGGCAGTGGACAGTATCGTGTCCATTTCAGCAGAGCTATGGAGAGGGTGTTGTTCTTGATGGAACAAGTCTTCTGTGCTCCTTGGGAAAGAGGGCCCACGAGAGAGGGGTTCTCGCTGAAGCTTCAGTTCCCAAGTGCAGAAGGGGATAGCTCGCGATAGACAAGCATTCATTATAGAAATCAGCAGGCTAGCAGATAGAACGGAGTACGGTCACGCTGAAATATCTAAGTTGGACGGCACTAACGCAGTAATGGCTGCTGCAAAACATTATTTGGCCAGTTAGAGATGGTTCGGATGACGGAGAAGAATCGCTTTAAGAACTTGATATGGCTGTTCTCAGCTAAACAAGAAGTTATAATGCATACAGTGTTTGGGTGTCGGCCAGTGTTTGGGCCACAATTCTCCACTTTGGACAGAGATCATCCCACATCCTTGTCCGGAATAATATCTCTTTCTGAAAATGCAGATAAGGGCACGCTAGTTATTATTGCCAGAAATAATGACAATATCGAATACTCAACATGTTCACATTTATGTGGAAACCAGTCTTTCCGTCAGATTCGTCTGAATGAGATTCTGCAGGATTACTCCCGGGAAGCCGCACTGATTGTTATGTGAGTAATAGTATTTGTGCATATTCTACTTTATTCAATGTCATTAATCTGCCCATCATATATGCACCCAGCACCATGCCAGTGGGAAGGAGAGGAGTATGCCCCAGTGTCCTGTACCTGGCATGGCTGGAATTCCTGTCACGTGACTTAAGATCCCCTGTCTTGTTGGTCAGAGGAAACCAAGAAAACGTCCTCACCTTCTACTGCCAATGAATAGTCCTCTTTTTTTATGTGCATATAAAATGAACAGCAATTGATCATTTCTAACAAATCTACATCTCAATGAAACAGTTAATCTGAGTCACTATGACTAATAATCACAACCATAAAACCATGTGTCATTTGCTAACCCCAGTAGTGGCTTTTATTTGGCATAAAGGGTCTTGCTAAGGAACCATTATGGTCGGTGAAACTTGTTTTAATTTACAAACTATGTAACAAGCCGTGTATTATGCATTCATCCTGTACTACTCACTCCTATATTATCCAGTAAACTGTTATCACAAAAAAGTCCATCACCAGAGCTACTGTTCTTTGAGTAAGAAAActctcataataataataataataataataataataataataataatagattgGTTTTATATTGCGCTTTTCTAAATACTTAAAACCGCTTTACATAGAAAATCCACGCATAATCGCGCATgtacatatgcacacacacatcgtTACACAAGATAGGCGAGTGCACCCCtacaccaccagcgatccccatAATTTGATAGCTAAATCCGTATATTCTGTTCTATTCTATTATATTAATGACGTTTTGCAGCCACTCCCAGATTATGCAATATGACTTTGTATATATGACTGACTGTCTTTTACGTAAAAACCAATCCTGTGCTGTTCTACAATGATCACTCACTCTTTCAATTTTCATATGCACAGGACGTTCCCGGAAATGTTGTAATTTCCCAACATTTCCTGTCAACCATCGGTTGATAACTGGAAATCACTCAATAATATTTTAACCTCGGTCAGTTCAGGCTGGAATGTGATCATTAAAACGGAGTATATCATTATCAAAAGAATTTGCATTCCATTTGAAACACTGTCTTGCAATGTATTTTAATAGACGATCTTTCTCTTAAGTATCATTTGCGCATGCTCACAACACGTCGTGTTTTTGACCGTCCACGTAGGAACGCTGGCAAAAGCTAACCAATCAGAAGCAGCCACACTGTTTGGCAACAACATTCCGTCTCGTCGCAGTTCGACAGCATATTATGTATAGAAGCCTAACAGTCCAGCTTTTGTATGCACAAGTTTGAATTTTGACAAGAAACAAGAACCGTAATTTTTGGTGACCGTAAGACAGTTTTGTTCTACACACACTGTGCTGCAAGTTATCGCCGAAACGTGACACCAAACGTGAGAAGTGGAAAAATGGACGTGGAGGACTCTCAACCGAAGACGATAAGTCTTCTCATAAAAACACCCAGTCAGGCTGTGGAGGATCAAACAATTGAAGGAGTCCATGTGAACTGGACGGTGAAGGACTTAAAGACACATCTGTCGTCAGTTTATCCGATAAAACTGGTGAGTGTTTTGAGGCGTTGACTAACGTTAGCGGAACCAGCTAGCCGAGTGTTGGAATGTCAAGACGAGTTGGCTCGGTCAGGCTGGCTGACGCCTCTGCTCAGTTGGCACTAGCCAAATGGATCTAAATCAATTGTGCAAGTGGAATCTCAACCTGCATTAATCTAAAACCGACTTtgtcattaattttcttctcgtTTGTTCCCATCAGGCTGTTAGTGACCAGAGGCTCATCTATTCTGGCAAACTTCTACCCGACCATCTTTACATTCGAGATCTCTTCACACAGGTGAGTCTGTTTACCCATGTAAAATTCGATTAATAATATCATACAGAATGTATATAAAAGTGGATCATTTATTTAACTGACACTTATAAGAAATTACTTTGTAATTGCATGTAAACAAGTCATTGGTTCTCGGGAATACCTACCTACCCATCAAGTGTGAATTTACACAACAAAATAAATCTTGGCAAAGCTGCAATTTTTCTGAGAATCTGTCCATATTCTATTGTTTCTGAGTTTTCAAGAGTTGAGGCATCAAAATTAATTAATCTAATGCCACCTCCATGTTTGGTTTCTCTGCGCATGCCTGCTAGACGTAATTCATCAAGTCCTGCCTCtgtgagtgaaaaaaaataaaaattatgcttttattttgtcttttttgggggggttataTTCAAGATCAAGAGATGTGAAGAAAAACTGAGCTTGCCTCATGACTCTCTCTCTTTGCCTTCTCAGACAGATACCATTCCCACACTGCATCTAGTCTTTGCTGTAAAGATGCAACCCAAAGCACATCCGGGGGCAAGACCAAAGGTGAGCAGTGTTAAACAACTAAGCAGTGCTGCGAAAATGTATTAGCCCTCTTCCTAATGCAGCTTACACTTTCCTTAAGACAACCTTGAGACTACTCAGATAAATATAAAAAGCAGTTTCTAGATGGGGAAAAGAAATCTGAACTATTTTTACCACATGTGAAAAAGTAATTGCCCTCTTACCGAAACTTAAGTTATAGGCCACATTTTCTCCagaattgattttaaaaaaatcacccaTCGTAAAAAGATGAAGTGAAAGTTGTCATTCAGGAAGTGGTAAAATATTTTGTCACGGCACTGCATGTCGCCAAACCTCTCCGGTTTGGTATCGAATAAACGTACCTTTTTAAGAAAAGTAACGGCTCTTTGTTTGATTTGCTTAGGTTAAGGAAGCAGATCTGCCGCATCTCTGTAGTCCAAGGCCCACGCCATCCTCAGCGTCCTCCAGTAGCACAGCAGAGCTGAGACAGAGGAGGCAGACgtcttcaacttcagatgccatGCTGGCAGCAGCCCCAGGCGTTCCCGCGTGGCCTGGCACCAACATGTAAGACAAAGTGTCAAACACTCTTGTTAGTGTTATCTGAAAACTTAAGTTCAATCATCAGGAGTTTGAGTATTTTCATATTGTTGAATTGGATTTCAAATGGTACCTTCATCAATTTAATGTTGAGTTGTTCAACTACTCAATAGACTTGGATTTGACACAATAAGTACACAATTTGATTTAAGACAATAATGTGACTTGGAGTTTTTCTTCAGTCTTTTTGAAAGCAAGGGGCCGTATTTAGAAGACAAACAGGTGTTGACATGCACGGCTGACTTGATTTGCATCCTGAAAAAAAACTACCTAAATCACTCGAGCCTTTTGTAACAGATATCAAGTGACTTTTGCTTTTAGACTTAACTATGCTCTCTCTTTGACGATGTGGTAAAAGCTTGCTGAAGTTCAAAACGTGTATGGCAGTGTTGATCGTATAACAATGACTTGACAATACAATTGACCTAATTTCTTCCTGCAGGACTGGAACGCCACAAATGGCTCAACCAGCATTTCCAGCTTACTCGCTGTACAGTCCCCAACAACTTCTGTGGCTCCAGCATGTCTATGCTCGACAATATTACATGCAATagtgagttgttgttttttttctttctccccagcaagtaatacaacactttaaggcTGTATCTGTAAGCTCAGTGGAGGAACTCTTGTTAGGCGTGATGGGTAACTTTGGGTGATGTGTTCTACCAACAGTCAAGCAGCTATGGCAGCAGCTGCCACCGGCCCCTCCATAGCACCCGCAACTGTTGTCCATCACCCACCTGTACCCGCTCACCAGGTACCTGTGCCAGCGCCAATGGCTAATCAGAACCCCATCAACAATCTGCAACCAGCAAACCAGAACCAAGTGCAGGACGGTGCATTCATTGACCCTGGCGTGGCCAATCAGAATATGAGAATGAACGCCCAAGGGGGACCTGTCATGGAGGACGAGGACGACATAGAGCGCGACTGGTTGGACTGGTTGTACTCGGCGGCAAGGCTCGGTGTTCTGCTCATGATCGTGTACTTCAACTCCAACCTGAGTCGCTTCCTTCTGGTGATGGGCACCCTCTTCCTCATGTACCTGTGAGTCCACTCGGTTAACCTGACCTCTGCGGGAACACCCACATTCTATTGTTATAATGTCAAATTGTATTAAGCAATAACATCCGGTAAATTTGATCACAGAATTTCAGCCGCGACCAAACTTTGATTTCAAGCACATATTTTAAGATTCATGTAAAATAAGCGTGCTGTGCTGAACAACACCTTTTCAACCGTGCTTGAAAATGCATAGTGAGCCTGAGTGGGGGCCACAATGTGTTTAGTAAACTAGTCAAACAATCCACACTTAACCCTATTATTATTTACACTCCTGGATTGTCGCTACCATGGTAAATGGCATTTCTGAAGCGGGGAAAAAGTCAATGTGGCCAGGTGTCTTTTATCTTCCTGTGCCCGAGCTATCACTTCTGAGCAGCTTGATCACGTTctgcaaatatttgttttgtctTATCTAACCCAAGCCCACTCATGTGTCTCTACTCGCTTAGAAATTCTGAAGGCGGAATCATAATGAGGCATTTGGCTCTTACATATTTGGGGTTATAGTGTTCTCAACATTTCATTTTAAGTAAGTTCtcatgtttttttgtcttttttaattatatttagtCACACCACCGGCTGGTTCTCACTTAGAAGACGACAGCAGATCCAAGGACCCAACCCCCTGCAGCCCCCCGAAGTCCTGCACAACCAG harbors:
- the slc12a3 gene encoding solute carrier family 12 member 3 isoform X1, with translation MELQVISDGVHLSAYKPRIAQSVTDGKTTSAESDYYNFYEDSSPIVSCGSDVQSRYETLDAPPNSDFYANTEVCGRRKRFRPSLYQLYANHEDDVQPPMYEETTPVGMEGDSSEEEEGKDPVPEPTRFGWFHGVMIRCMLNIWGVILYLRLPWITAQAGIGLTWVIILLSSCITGITGLSTSAIATNGKVKGGGTYFLISRSLGPELGGSIGLIFAFANAVAVAMHTVGFAETVVDLMHENGAVMVNRINDIRIIGVITVTCLLGISMAGMAWESKAQVLFFLVILVSFASYIVGTIIPASPQKQAKGFFSYKADIFANNFVPDWRGPEGSFFGMFSIFFPSATGILAGANISGDLKDPTVAIPKGTLMAIFWTTLSYLIISATIGSCVVRDASGLLNDTLSFSSSSNHCVGLPCHYGWDFTDCIKNKTCIFGISNYYQSMSMVSAFAPLITAGIFGATLSSALACLVSAPKVFQCLCKDNLYPLIGFFGKGYGKNDEALRSYLLAFIIAVCFILIAELNTIAPIISNFFLCSYCLINFSCFHASITNSPGWRPSFRFYNKWLSLLCAVCCLVIMFLLTWWAALIAFGVVLLLLGYTLYKKPAVNWGSSVQASSYNIALNQCMGLNQVEDHVKNYRPQCLVLTGLPSSRPDLVDLVSCFTKNLSLMICGHVVTTDLSALVQSESPISWLTQRKVKSFYKNVVAADLRSGVNMLLQGTGLGRMRPNVLLMGFKTDWRSDSPQATHSYVGILQDAFDLQYGVCVLRTRERLDVSHIYHSHANPGFDGDLKGMNTLYATSGINIISSASSIDTETQPSRPTMFQKKQGKRTIDVYWLSDDGGLTLLLPYLLTRRKRWSKCRVRVFVGGDNSNKDARREEMMKLIKKFRLGFHDVEVLPDLFQKPQPGNIHQFEDMVSSFKMDTNPKGEPDSSSSRVQEEPWWITEQDLERNRTKSFRQIRLNEILQDYSREAALIVITMPVGRRGVCPSVLYLAWLEFLSRDLRSPVLLVRGNQENVLTFYCQ
- the slc12a3 gene encoding solute carrier family 12 member 3 isoform X3 gives rise to the protein MYEETTPVGMEGDSSEEEEGKDPVPEPTRFGWFHGVMIRCMLNIWGVILYLRLPWITAQAGIGLTWVIILLSSCITGITGLSTSAIATNGKVKGGGTYFLISRSLGPELGGSIGLIFAFANAVAVAMHTVGFAETVVDLMHENGAVMVNRINDIRIIGVITVTCLLGISMAGMAWESKAQVLFFLVILVSFASYIVGTIIPASPQKQAKGFFSYKADIFANNFVPDWRGPEGSFFGMFSIFFPSATGILAGANISGDLKDPTVAIPKGTLMAIFWTTLSYLIISATIGSCVVRDASGLLNDTLSFSSSSNHCVGLPCHYGWDFTDCIKNKTCIFGISNYYQSMSMVSAFAPLITAGIFGATLSSALACLVSAPKVFQCLCKDNLYPLIGFFGKGYGKNDEALRSYLLAFIIAVCFILIAELNTIAPIISNFFLCSYCLINFSCFHASITNSPGWRPSFRFYNKWLSLLCAVCCLVIMFLLTWWAALIAFGVVLLLLGYTLYKKPAVNWGSSVQASSYNIALNQCMGLNQVEDHVKNYRPQCLVLTGLPSSRPDLVDLVSCFTKNLSLMICGHVVTTDLSALVQSESPISWLTQRKVKSFYKNVVAADLRSGVNMLLQGTGLGRMRPNVLLMGFKTDWRSDSPQATHSYVGILQDAFDLQYGVCVLRTRERLDVSHIYHSHANPGFDGDLKGMNTLYATSGINIISSASSIDTETQPSRPTMFQKKQGKRTIDVYWLSDDGGLTLLLPYLLTRRKRWSKCRVRVFVGGDNSNKDARREEMMKLIKKFRLGFHDVEVLPDLFQKPQPGNIHQFEDMVSSFKMDTNPKGEPDSSSSRVQEEPWWITEQDLERNRTKSFRQIRLNEILQDYSREAALIVITMPVGRRGVCPSVLYLAWLEFLSRDLRSPVLLVRGNQENVLTFYCQ
- the slc12a3 gene encoding solute carrier family 12 member 3 isoform X2 is translated as MELQVISDGVHLSAYKPRIAQSVTDGKTTSAESDYYNFYEDSSPIVSCGSDVQSRYETLDAPPNSDFYANTEVCGRRKRFRPSLYQLYANHEDDVQPPMYEETTPVGMEGDSSEEEEGKDPVPEPTRFGWFHGVMIRCMLNIWGVILYLRLPWITAQAGIGLTWVIILLSSCITGITGLSTSAIATNGKVKGGGTYFLISRSLGPELGGSIGLIFAFANAVAVAMHTVGFAETVVDLMHENGAVMVNRINDIRIIGVITVTCLLGISMAGMAWESKAQVLFFLVILVSFASYIVGTIIPASPQKQAKGFFSYKADIFANNFVPDWRGPEGSFFGMFSIFFPSATGILAGANISGDLKDPTVAIPKGTLMAIFWTTLSYLIISATIGSCVVRDASGLLNDTLSFSSSSNHCVGLPCHYGWDFTDCIKNKTCIFGISNYYQSMSMVSAFAPLITAGIFGATLSSALACLVSAPKVFQCLCKDNLYPLIGFFGKGYGKNDEALRSYLLAFIIAVCFILIAELNTIAPIISNFFLCSYCLINFSCFHASITNSPGWRPSFRFYNKWLSLLCAVCCLVIMFLLTWWAALIAFGVVLLLLGYTLYKKPAVNWGSSVQASSYNIALNQCMGLNQVEDHVKNYRPQCLVLTGLPSSRPDLVDLVSCFTKNLSLMICGHVVTTDLSALVQSESPISWLTQRKVKSFYKNVVAADLRSGVNMLLQGTGLGRMRPNVLLMGFKTDWRSDSPQATHSYVGILQDAFDLQYGVCVLRTRERLDVSHIYHSHANPGFDGDLKGMNTLYATSGINIISSSSIDTETQPSRPTMFQKKQGKRTIDVYWLSDDGGLTLLLPYLLTRRKRWSKCRVRVFVGGDNSNKDARREEMMKLIKKFRLGFHDVEVLPDLFQKPQPGNIHQFEDMVSSFKMDTNPKGEPDSSSSRVQEEPWWITEQDLERNRTKSFRQIRLNEILQDYSREAALIVITMPVGRRGVCPSVLYLAWLEFLSRDLRSPVLLVRGNQENVLTFYCQ